TTTAGTACCAATTACAGAATTAATTTTATACCTTTGTCTGATAATTTCAAAGAATTCATCAACATAGTTTAATCGAGTTTTCAAAATGGTGTAAAATCTTTCAAGATAATACTAATGTTAATGCTGTTTTAGATAGATTATTACATCATTATATTGTAGAAAAATATAGTCAATAGCTTTTACAAAACAAAT
The window above is part of the Deferrivibrio essentukiensis genome. Proteins encoded here:
- a CDS encoding ATP-binding protein, which translates into the protein MEFSKWCKIFQDNTNVNAVLDRLLHHYIVEKYSQ